The genomic stretch ACTAGCAAGTGTTAAATATGGAGTTAGGTCATGGTCCTGTACATGTAAAGtactggataaaaaaaaaattctgtgaaAAGGTACATAAGGATGTGCATACCTTCACTTTTGGTCTGTGCTTGAGGTAGCTTGATCTGATCTGGAGGCTTCACATGTatttaaagggaaaaaaaataatctgAATTTTATGTGCCCTAAAATGTAGTGATCATCACAAGCGGCCATCGACTCGTGTTATTCAAATGCTATTTATGTGCTTACCTGAGAAGTATGTGCAGGTAGGATCCCAGGCCTGTCAGGATGTGCCACCAAGCGTGGAACTGTGTTACTATCCCGACACCTGGGGGCAGTGTTTGTCTACTGGCTCTGAGGGACAAAGGAAGTCATAAGCTTCAAACAATGATGGAGCACAAGACCTTTACTTAAAGAAGGACAAtaaagaatctctctctctctctctctctagcagggATTTTGCTTTTTATATTATacttatatatttttatattatatttatattttacattATTTTTACATTGtatttatatcatattatatttatattatattagattttttatattatattatagtttCTTTACCATTCATATACTTAAATATGTCATATATTCAAATACTCATTCATTACTGTTTACCTTAAAGAGTCACAGAGGAGATTGTCGATATTCCAGAGTAGGAACCCTAACATGAAAACACATAAGGAGGTATAACACAGGGGCCTTAGCCAGGGGTACACCCTAGAAcccaaacaaacagacaaaagaAAATAAACGACGGTTAACATTTCCTCGCTACTGTTCATGAACAGCAATTTGCTTACAATGGCTCTGCCTGTCCTGTCCCGTCTCTCCTCTCGGCCCACTCACCATGTAACTATGAAGACAGATCGGATGACGAGGCAAGCCACGAGAGCGCCGTACATGACCTGAAAACACAAGCAAGGTTTGGCTTTGAAACAACAAACCAGAAATACGGCTCACTGCCGTTACATTATACTCCTCTttcagggctgggcaataattcattatcgttgtttgttgtttttcagaCTGTGAGGCAAATTTTGCTGTCGAAATGAATGATcagaacccatccatccatccattacccaaaccacttatcctgctctcagggtcgctggagcctatcccggcagtcactgggcggcaggcgaggagataccctggacaggccgccaggccatcacagggcccacacacacacctagggacaatttagtagggccgagtcatctgacctacatgtctttggactgtgggaggaaaccggaccacccggaggaaacccacgcagacacggggagaagatgcaaactccacacagaggacgacccgggacgacccccagggttggactaccccgggaggctcgaacccgggaccttcttggtgtgaggcgaccacgctaaccactgcgccgccctgaTAAGAAcctagtacagtgtttctcaacccagtcctcaaggaccccctatcctgcatatgtcctttgcaaccctgaataggtacctgtttgtagttattcaaccaatcagcaatgaattttgtcagatgttgcacaccttgcataattaagtgctgcgagatgattggtcgagtcagtacaagcagggctacctacgcagggttacaatgaaaatctgcaggatagggggtcctggaggactgggttgagaaacactgacctggTAGCTAAAATTTCACACAAAATGATGTCTGACATACTTTAGGGAGCAACATTGGAAAGCTAATTCTGGTTTGAGATTGTGATTTACATTAACAAACGGTTTAATGCGATGAACCTGTTGGATTCTTGAACATGATGTTTTGCTATATGTAAGCAGACATGGCAGGACATGTCAGTGTCACGTAAAATCCCCAGTGATTATCGTGATAGTATTTCCATATGTAAAAATCCTGAGTGGTTCGTTTAACCCCGAGAGTGTACACTCTCGGGGTTAAACGAACCACTCGGGATTTTACGGCCTGCAGGGTTAAACAAAAGCCACATCCCTGTAAATCAACATGGGTCAAGTTTTACTTAGTTGAGTTATCAGCACATCGACACACATTCGACTGACGTAATGCATAGAGAGACTAGCTGGCGTGCACATGCAGTCGCTCAAAACAGCGGTTGGATTCCTTTGAACCGGCGACTTTCCTCCGGTTTATTCCGCCAGGGTTGACAGTTTGGCCGAGCGGTCGGTCAAACCGCCCCACAACACTGTGATCAGTACACAAAGCCCCCTCCACACTGTCAACAAAGGCAGCTTTGTCACATTGTGTTCGGTGTTGCGAAGCAACACCAAACACATTGTGGTGCTTTTATTTCCGGATGAATACTGACTGCAACAGAGGAAGAGTGCTGAGGCGTTGTAGTCTTATTCATCCCCACGACGATCATGTGTGCTACGCTTCATAATGAGCACCTGTGAATACTGATTCATGAATTAGTAATATGGCACTTTTCAATATGGcacttttttggaccccccccagttgaacttggccaattaccccactcttccgagccgtcccagtcgctgctccaccccctctgctgatccggagagggctgcagactaccacatgcctcctcccatacatacgGAGTCGCCAAcctgatagcaaaattgctgtggcccggacccgtcctgcACCGACACttccatctggcccacataccgagTGGAATGAtgaccgctcctgtttgccagatctgggccagaaccaaggcaTAGCAGTGCCACATGTGCCAAATATGTGCGAAAGGTGGCCCGGATTTGTTTTGtgttatttgggccatattcaccatttaccacacgggccacttcagggtcacatccagattgcatgttgcccagagcgccgcatctttgccaaaaaaggcccacatgtgatttggcatatttgggccatatttgccattatacatgtgggccacttcaggctcgcatccattttgtcagggccagaagaaggccatcagtgccgcatcactgcccgaagtggcccacatccggatgccgtctgggcagccgcttcctttcacctgacagtgaggagtttcaccagggggacgtagtgcatgggaggatcacgctattccccccagttccccctccgaacaggcgccctgaccgaccagaggaggcgctagtacagcgaccaggacacatacccacccacagacacggccgattgtgtctgtagggatgcccaaccaagctgcaggtaacacgtggattcgaaccggcgatcgaccacaacagaatagaccgctacgctacccggacgcccctgtaatATGGCCCTTCTGACACACTTGATAACGCTTAAAAATATGGGAATAATTAGGGCTGTTTAGTCTGGTAAGAGCTTTTTAAGAAGAGATTAACTTCagatataaaaaaagaagaaggcccCGAATAACGCATTCCAAGCTGTATTAACAATACAATTATACATGCATATAGCACTGGGATtttgttttattaggaccagagggaagactgccccctactggccaaccaacgccacttccggcagcaactcaagttttcccgggagatctcccatccaagtacaagCCAAGTTCAGACCTGCTTAGTTTCTGTCACTCACTAAACCAGGGTGCATGTCGGTACGGCTGCCGGCAGACACGGTTATTAACAGTTTCATATCGTCTGCTAATGGTAGCAAGTAAGTTGTAAGAGTTTACGACACACTTATTGCATATTTGTTAATCACTATTTACAAATCATTAACATTTTTTTCTTGACTTAGCAAGCCAGCAAAGGCTCACTGCCGACAGCAGATGATTAAATGACTAAATGATTTAGCAAAAACCAACAACCAGACTATAAATCCCCCTCTGCAGTATCTTATGTAGATCTGTTGTACTATGAAACACTAACATAAGGCCCAGCAGGCAGAGGGTTGTGGCGTGTACGGTGCTAGCTAGCCAAATGTTTACAGTGTTAGCTAGCCAAATGTTTACAGTGTTAGCTAGCCTGATGTTTACAGTGTTAGCTAGCCAAATGTTTACAGTGTTAGCTAGCCAGATGTTTACAGTGTTAGCTAGCCAAATGTTTACAGTGTTAGCTAGCCTGATGTTTACAGTGTTAGCTAGCCAAATGTTTACATTGTTAGCTAGCCAAATGTTTACAGCGTTAGCTAGCCAAATGTTTACATTGTTAGCTAGCAAAATGTTTACATTGTTAGCTAGCCAAATGGTTACAGTGTTAGCTCGCCAAATGTTTACACAAGAGAAGAGTGGCGGATGACAAACTGAACCCTGATGGCAAACAAGAGCACTCCCTTACCTGATGAAAGACTGGCTCCTTCCACTGCAGGTACACCTTAAGCAAAGGGGAAAGAAACGACttgtgagtctgcacgtcattaATCACATAGTTCAAAGGCAAATAAAAAGAGGGGTGTCTCATGTGACGACAACATGACCGCCCTGAACGGACAGAACCTTAACCTGGCAGAAGGCAGAGACTCACCACACTGACGGAGGCACTGAAGATGAACAATAAGAGTATAGAAAATAAACTGATGGCGTTCTCTTGCTTGAAGCACTCGTACCTGAAACAGAAGTTTGGGTGATGTGAATGCTTTGACCTGAGCTCGAGCACCTGGACTGCAAACTGCTTTTACAAAACATACCTAATACTGAACACATGGCACCAGCCATAAGAGATTAATGAAAAAAGTCTGGACATCAAATATAGTGCCAGCTAAACTGGAGAGatatttatactactactactactactactactactaataataataataatcattacatttatagtagcacccacctgggtgaaccATGTAATGTTCTTATTGCAGAATAAATGAGACTTTGTTAAGTTTGTAGCTCGCTAGTCGTGCTAGCTCTTTATTCAAGGCCGTCTAGCCCActctgtatccatccatccattatctgaaccgcttatcctgctctcagggtcgtggggatgctggggagcctatcccagcagtcattgggcggcaggaggggagacaccctggacaggccaccaggccatcacagggcctgcccacacaaacacacacacacacacattcattcctaggggcaatttagaaccgccaattcacctgacctacatgcctttggactgtgggaggaaaccggagctcatATCCCCATAACGagacatatcacgatatagcacatttttctgtaaattcaatgaataaatagtttctGGTCCATGCCCCCCTTACCCCCAACcctttgtgtgcacatgtggagggaccgcccccccccccctcgctgaaCCACAAAGAGCCTAGCGCGACCAGAAATGCCCctttatttcgtcattgtacaggttacagtgaaatgtgttctccgcattcaacccatcctattgtacagcagcagtgggcagctgcagcaccgggggaccaactccggttcttctttccattgccttgctcgggggcacaggcaggagtattaaccctaacatgcatgtctttttgacggtgggaggaaacccacgaagacacggggagagcatgcaaactccacacagaaagggcctgggacggcccggggttcgaacccagcaccctcttgctgtgaggcagcagtgctgaccactgggccaccgtgaagAGAAACGGCAGCAGAAACTCTTCCCACCGAGCCGAAATGGAGCACGTGCACATAAATTTAGGTGAATAACAGAAACTCACACAGTCTCTACTGTGTTTTGCTCTCATTTGTGGTCGCGTGAGTttctcgtctcctctcctctgctctgcttgACCGCGGGTGGGGGCTCAGCGGAGCGGTGGAGAGCTGGAGATCTGACAGCTACACTAGCTACATTACTGTAAGTACAATAAAAGCCTCATGAGTAAAAAGCCAATAAGAGTAATTCATTAATGTAATCCGCTCTAAAGCTGGACAGCCTCCAAATGGGATTTGCAACGTGACGAAATAAACAATAGAGCAAAATATGCAACAGACGCTTTTCTATCGTCACACGATTATATATCATCCTATCACAaagccctatatatatatatatatataaactgaatACTTGAGTTTTTTTCAGCTACTGGTCAGATGGAAAATTAAGTTTTAACACGTTATTTTGGCCTCTGGGAACGTGACATGCAAAATGTTCCACCATTTTTGACATTGTATGGACCAAATGACTGAAATATTCATGGAAAAAGTACATCAGACTTAACAAGTAGGAGAAAACAGAGAAGAAGGTGGAGGAGGAAGCCAGAAATCTAAGTCACTTACAGACAGTAGACGAAGACGCATGTGCTGTAAATCATTGGCAGCTCGTCCAGTAACTTGTAGCGATAAGAGACACAAAGCAAATAAGGATCAGTTTACAGCCGTTGAAGGTACCATGACACAGTAAGGAACCATCGTTTCAGTGCAACCGATCGCAGCCAAAGCCCCGAGTATCTCTGTCCTCGTTCCAGTTTTTACAACATACATTTACCAAAGCAACACCGAGTCCAGTTCATATGCTCTCAGCAGGATATGAGGAGATTAGACTGCTAAGTAGCCCAAATCCACACTAGTGGACATCATTCTTTTGCTGACAAATATTTCCTTGAATAACCAACCATGAATCTGCCCACCTGCATCTCATACAGCAACGTCATGTGGAAGCACCAGGAACCAACGCCGACAGCTGGGCGACACACAGACAATTGGACATGACATTAGCACTGTAAGAAACATTAAAACTGGGAGTAAAGACCACCCCCTTCTCACACACGGAGGGTATGACCCACTAGCGCGCCGCATGCTCATCCCATGGCATCACACTATGTTGACACTTTAGCCAAAGCATCAATATGTGATGCCCAAGGTACCCTGTCATGTCAGCATGGCAGTGTGGTCTGTGAGCCATAGACTTCACTGTCCAAACACTGACTGGCCTCATATATAATTTtctttaatatactttattaaaccccatagggaaattacgcttaacccatcctagctgtgtagctaggagcagtgtgcagctgccgtgcagcgcccagggatcacctccagttcgtcttgccgttgccccggtcaggggcacagacagcagtattaaccctaacatgcacgtctttttgatggtggggggaaaccggagcgcccggagaaaacccaccgcggacacgggggaaacatgcaaactccacacggaggaagacccccaaggttcgaactcaggaccttcttgctgtgaggtgactgtcctaaccactgggccaccgtgccggcaATGACAATATGAATGCCCCTGACAAACAggctaggtagtggttaagtttggAGTTAAGATGTGGAAGTTATTTGGACAGACACAGCGAGGTACACTGCGCATCATATATTGACAATGGCTTAGGTGTCAATTTACAACGGCATAGGATGAAACTCGGTTTGCCAGTATGGacaatattgtttaaaaaactgAGAATATAAATAACTACAGTGCATGAAGGGGTTTTAAAAAGGCAATCTCTTTCATATGTAcataaaattgcatatatatatatatatatatatcatatttcCAGACTACAAGTCGCACTGGAGTATAAGTCGCACC from Lampris incognitus isolate fLamInc1 chromosome 8, fLamInc1.hap2, whole genome shotgun sequence encodes the following:
- the acer3 gene encoding alkaline ceramidase 3; protein product: MAPSIDRQGYWGRPTSTLDWCEENYVVSFYIAEFWNTVSNLIMILPPIYGAIQTFQDGLEFRYICSFLGLAAVGVGSWCFHMTLLYEMQLLDELPMIYSTCVFVYCLYECFKQENAISLFSILLLFIFSASVSVVYLQWKEPVFHQVMYGALVACLVIRSVFIVTWVYPWLRPLCYTSLCVFMLGFLLWNIDNLLCDSLRASRQTLPPGVGIVTQFHAWWHILTGLGSYLHILLSLQIRSSYLKHRPKVKFLCGVWPTLHIEPQKTS